In Brevinematales bacterium, a genomic segment contains:
- the ychF gene encoding redox-regulated ATPase YchF, which produces MGFSCGIVGLPNVGKSTLFNALTRANVASSNYPFCTIDPNVGIVNVPDTRLDKLTELSKSRSVVPTTVQFVDIAGLVSGASKGEGLGNQFLSHIRDTDAIVQVVRMFEEQDVTHIGKVDPVRDLEIINTELILKDMDTIQNTLDKRAKLAKSGNKDAQIEVAILEKVMDALNNETLARNIALDEKERAFIRQFNLLTDKALLICANVSETEITTYEKNPLYAQLAAKAKELNADILALSAKIEQEITELDPPEAAEYLKDLGLTQSGLQRLIMEGYKLLGLITYFTTGEKESRAWTVTTGTKAPAAAGKIHSDMERGFIRADTVGYDEFVSNGGWTGVKDKGLLRKEGKEYIVKDGDIMLFFFNV; this is translated from the coding sequence ATGGGTTTTTCCTGCGGTATCGTCGGTCTGCCTAATGTCGGCAAATCGACCTTGTTTAACGCTCTCACGCGCGCGAATGTCGCGAGCTCCAATTACCCGTTCTGTACGATCGACCCCAATGTGGGAATCGTTAACGTGCCCGATACGCGTCTCGATAAGCTCACCGAACTTTCGAAAAGCCGCTCGGTAGTGCCCACCACCGTACAATTTGTGGATATCGCCGGACTGGTTTCCGGCGCGAGCAAGGGCGAAGGCCTCGGCAACCAGTTCCTTTCGCATATCCGGGATACCGACGCGATCGTGCAGGTCGTCCGCATGTTCGAGGAGCAGGACGTCACCCATATCGGGAAAGTCGACCCGGTACGCGACCTCGAAATCATCAATACCGAACTGATCCTGAAGGATATGGACACCATCCAGAATACATTGGACAAGCGCGCCAAGCTCGCGAAAAGCGGGAATAAGGACGCGCAGATAGAGGTCGCAATCCTCGAAAAGGTGATGGACGCGCTCAACAACGAGACCCTCGCGCGGAATATCGCCCTCGACGAGAAGGAACGCGCCTTTATCCGCCAATTCAACCTGCTGACCGATAAGGCTCTGCTGATCTGCGCGAACGTCAGCGAGACCGAGATCACCACTTATGAAAAAAATCCTCTCTATGCCCAGCTCGCCGCGAAGGCGAAGGAGCTGAACGCCGATATCCTCGCGCTGTCCGCGAAGATCGAGCAGGAGATCACCGAACTCGACCCGCCCGAAGCGGCGGAGTACCTGAAAGACCTCGGCCTCACCCAGAGCGGCCTCCAGCGCCTGATTATGGAGGGGTATAAACTGCTCGGCCTCATCACCTACTTCACCACCGGCGAAAAAGAGTCGCGCGCATGGACGGTCACCACCGGGACGAAGGCTCCCGCCGCCGCCGGGAAAATCCATTCCGATATGGAACGCGGGTTTATCCGCGCGGATACGGTCGGATACGACGAGTTTGTTTCGAACGGCGGATGGACGGGCGTGAAGGATAAGGGTCTCCTCCGCAAGGAAGGCAAGGAGTATATCGTCAAAGACGGCGACATCATGCTGTTCTTCTTTAACGTATAA
- a CDS encoding nodulation protein NfeD, whose translation MLKRIIFLLFAAGMVSLLYSAPETAKPAKKVLKVTINEAITPVTEKYMHRALAEAKDQGIGTVLFTLDTPGGLLDTTREIVKMLLSADDDNIDTIVYVYPQGSRAGSAGVFITLAAKYAAMSPGCNIGAAHPVFIQDGGGDGKEGIDKNMETLLKKVENDTVAFIQSICLKRNRNVEWATLAVKESVSITADEALKKGVIDHVAENEADLLKQIYGADTEMEIIPLDKSWAETLLGVLANPNLAYIFLSLGMLGIFIEILHPGLIFPGALGAILLILGLFSNSVIPINFAGVALMALTFVLLVLEVSITSYGLLSIGAGISFIVGSAMLFDSPLPFMRVSTWIIIGVGVSFAALIALAFIYVFPAIRNKTVSGHEGMIGETGEAIRDFEKGKGQVRMHGEIWSAFSDETILKDDVVRVERIDGLKAYVKKVPA comes from the coding sequence ATGCTGAAACGAATCATCTTTCTTTTATTCGCGGCGGGAATGGTATCTTTACTCTATTCTGCGCCGGAGACGGCAAAGCCCGCGAAAAAAGTACTCAAGGTCACTATTAACGAGGCGATTACGCCGGTCACTGAAAAATATATGCACCGCGCGCTCGCGGAAGCGAAGGACCAGGGTATCGGCACGGTGCTCTTCACGCTCGATACGCCCGGCGGTCTTCTCGATACTACCCGTGAGATCGTGAAGATGCTCCTTTCCGCTGACGACGACAATATCGATACGATCGTCTATGTCTATCCGCAGGGCTCGCGCGCGGGTTCGGCGGGAGTTTTCATCACTCTCGCCGCGAAATATGCCGCGATGTCGCCCGGATGCAATATCGGCGCGGCGCATCCCGTGTTCATACAGGACGGCGGCGGCGACGGTAAAGAGGGTATCGATAAAAATATGGAGACCCTCCTGAAAAAGGTCGAGAACGATACGGTCGCGTTCATCCAGTCCATCTGCCTGAAACGTAACCGGAATGTCGAATGGGCGACGCTCGCTGTCAAGGAAAGCGTGTCGATTACCGCGGACGAGGCGCTCAAAAAGGGCGTCATCGACCATGTAGCGGAGAATGAGGCCGATCTGCTAAAGCAGATATACGGGGCGGATACCGAGATGGAAATAATCCCGCTCGATAAATCTTGGGCGGAAACCCTGCTGGGGGTACTCGCGAATCCCAATCTCGCGTACATATTCCTTTCGCTGGGTATGCTCGGCATCTTTATCGAGATACTCCATCCCGGACTGATTTTCCCGGGCGCGCTCGGCGCGATCCTCCTGATACTCGGACTGTTCTCCAATTCGGTCATCCCCATCAACTTCGCGGGCGTGGCCCTGATGGCGCTCACATTCGTACTCCTAGTGCTCGAGGTCTCGATCACCTCCTACGGACTCCTCTCTATCGGGGCGGGCATCTCGTTTATCGTGGGTTCCGCCATGCTGTTCGACTCTCCGCTCCCGTTCATGCGGGTATCGACATGGATTATTATCGGCGTGGGGGTATCGTTCGCGGCGCTGATCGCGCTGGCGTTTATCTACGTATTCCCCGCTATCAGGAACAAAACGGTATCGGGGCATGAGGGTATGATCGGCGAGACCGGCGAGGCGATCCGCGATTTCGAGAAGGGTAAGGGACAGGTGCGGATGCATGGCGAAATATGGAGCGCGTTCTCGGACGAAACGATTCTGAAGGACGATGTTGTCCGGGTGGAACGTATCGACGGATTGAAGGCGTATGTAAAGAAGGTCCCTGCGTGA
- a CDS encoding FecR domain-containing protein — protein MKKSLVFLSIMITALMYSGCGETGGTQAGSVQYVLESFAGEVKVSHDSGKTWEAALADMRLAENDIIKTGAKSYVDIVMPDRGIFRVSYDSEIVLKKLSGGTENISVKQGKVAINVINKLNEKETFKVETESSVALVRGTEFVVEVTPSDTTVAVKDGTVNMVENIEISVNDPALKSEIESALQVPVSSMEQAKLSKESSAKMEIALNTAIKDAKNKEEILSAVQDVRKEYEVEKTPADEAMLNSDFADINKPEKLKKVKEYGPSKQDKDALENLGKDVGMGKTGDKVGDKATTIEEDIKNKEVDKLMDKAATNSGGMGKTGKQVIKDKVGDSPTSIQEDIQKDEVGGVMDKATQKSKNTTEPAPTDGGVKKPGSKGKNMINDLGE, from the coding sequence ATGAAAAAGAGTTTAGTATTTTTATCAATTATGATAACCGCGTTGATGTACAGCGGATGCGGCGAAACAGGCGGTACTCAGGCAGGTTCCGTACAGTATGTACTGGAATCTTTTGCCGGCGAAGTAAAAGTTTCGCATGACAGCGGTAAGACATGGGAAGCCGCGTTGGCCGATATGAGGCTCGCTGAGAACGATATCATCAAGACCGGGGCGAAATCCTATGTGGATATCGTCATGCCCGACCGCGGTATTTTCCGCGTGTCGTATGACTCGGAAATCGTGCTGAAGAAGCTGTCCGGCGGCACCGAGAATATCTCCGTCAAACAGGGTAAGGTCGCTATCAACGTTATCAATAAACTCAACGAGAAGGAAACCTTTAAAGTAGAGACCGAAAGTTCGGTTGCGTTGGTTCGCGGTACCGAGTTCGTAGTCGAGGTAACCCCTTCCGATACGACTGTCGCCGTGAAGGACGGTACGGTCAATATGGTTGAAAATATCGAGATATCGGTTAACGACCCCGCGCTCAAGTCGGAAATCGAGTCGGCGTTACAGGTACCCGTCAGCTCGATGGAGCAGGCTAAGCTCTCGAAGGAAAGCTCCGCCAAGATGGAGATCGCCCTCAATACCGCGATAAAAGACGCGAAGAATAAGGAAGAAATCCTGAGCGCCGTGCAGGATGTCCGCAAGGAATATGAAGTCGAGAAAACTCCCGCCGATGAAGCGATGCTGAACAGCGACTTTGCCGATATCAACAAACCCGAGAAGCTCAAGAAAGTAAAGGAATACGGTCCCTCCAAACAGGATAAAGATGCTCTCGAAAACCTCGGAAAGGACGTAGGTATGGGCAAGACCGGCGATAAAGTGGGCGACAAGGCCACCACTATCGAAGAAGATATCAAGAATAAAGAAGTGGATAAACTGATGGATAAGGCCGCCACCAATTCCGGCGGTATGGGCAAGACCGGCAAACAGGTCATCAAGGACAAAGTCGGCGATTCACCTACCTCCATACAGGAAGACATCCAGAAAGACGAAGTCGGCGGTGTTATGGATAAAGCCACACAGAAATCTAAAAATACCACCGAACCCGCTCCTACCGACGGCGGCGTAAAGAAACCCGGCAGTAAAGGGAAAAATATGATCAACGATCTGGGTGAATAA
- a CDS encoding glycine--tRNA ligase subunit beta → MGKTFLLELGTEEIPHGILTDAIRQLKEITLAKLSAAGIEFGKLFVYGTPRRLAIQLTDVEEQTARRIIEKKGPDWNNAFDKDGKPTKALQGFLAGNQANAWDIEKRDLKGNFYVFLTKTEGGEPSAELLPKLMKEIILSISFPKAMRWANFQTAFVRPIRWIVCMLNKDVLDFSIENVRSGNLSRGHRLLHNEAFQINNAADYKQALKEKNVFADNDQRKEMILDMIEKTAERLSAKPFLTNELIDTLVNLTEFPQIAVGQFEEEFLTLPPEVLISEMIDHQMFVPLTDLDGDLMNNFIITANIKPNNNVIEGNERVIRARFKDGKFFWEEDKKNKLEDYVAGLSNVTFAKGLGTLYDKSERMRKLTEFLARETGYDDARENALRAATLCKADLVTSMVNEFDELQGVMGYYYALNSGEKKEVALSVREHYLPKFSGDKLPSLKEGILVSLADRIDNLFALYAQGRFVSGSKDPYALRRQTLGIIRILIEKEIHLDFAKLLEESLPLYQPFLAIDKAQYRKELLSFITTRIKTVFKEYEFAYDEIEAGILNDVSGIYDTYLRIKAIHEARKAEDFANLAVAFKRVKNIIKGQKNVGVDEGLFGTDAEKLLHQAFVASGKPFTQSLDKKDYAKSVTILTGFRAAVDKFFDDVLVMDKDAALKNNRIALLAQIDGLFMQFIDFEKLVEE, encoded by the coding sequence ATGGGCAAGACGTTTCTGCTCGAGCTCGGTACGGAAGAAATCCCCCACGGGATACTGACCGACGCTATCCGCCAGCTCAAAGAGATCACCCTCGCAAAGCTTAGCGCGGCGGGAATCGAGTTCGGCAAACTGTTCGTATACGGGACACCCCGCCGCCTCGCGATCCAGCTTACCGACGTCGAGGAACAGACCGCCCGCAGAATAATCGAAAAAAAAGGCCCCGACTGGAATAACGCGTTCGATAAGGACGGCAAGCCCACCAAGGCGCTGCAGGGTTTCCTCGCGGGCAATCAGGCGAATGCCTGGGATATCGAGAAACGCGACCTCAAGGGAAATTTCTACGTATTCCTCACAAAGACCGAAGGCGGCGAACCCTCCGCCGAACTCCTTCCCAAACTGATGAAAGAAATCATTCTATCGATATCGTTCCCCAAGGCGATGCGCTGGGCGAACTTCCAGACCGCGTTCGTCCGTCCGATCCGTTGGATCGTCTGTATGCTGAACAAGGACGTGCTCGACTTCAGTATCGAGAATGTCCGCTCCGGTAATCTTTCCCGCGGGCACCGTCTTTTGCATAACGAAGCGTTCCAGATTAACAACGCCGCCGATTACAAGCAGGCGCTGAAAGAAAAAAACGTGTTCGCCGATAACGACCAGCGTAAGGAAATGATCCTCGATATGATCGAGAAGACCGCCGAACGCCTGAGCGCGAAACCTTTCCTGACGAACGAACTGATCGATACCCTCGTGAACCTCACCGAGTTCCCGCAGATCGCGGTCGGACAGTTCGAGGAGGAATTCCTTACCCTGCCCCCCGAGGTCCTGATCTCCGAGATGATCGACCACCAGATGTTCGTCCCTCTCACCGATCTCGACGGCGACCTGATGAATAATTTTATCATCACCGCGAATATCAAGCCGAACAATAACGTGATCGAGGGTAACGAACGGGTCATCCGCGCGCGCTTCAAGGACGGAAAGTTTTTCTGGGAAGAGGATAAAAAGAACAAGCTGGAAGATTATGTCGCCGGGCTCTCGAACGTTACGTTCGCGAAGGGTCTCGGGACGCTCTACGATAAATCCGAACGGATGCGGAAACTGACCGAGTTCCTCGCGCGCGAAACCGGATATGACGACGCGAGGGAGAACGCCCTCCGCGCGGCGACTCTCTGTAAGGCCGACCTTGTCACGAGCATGGTCAACGAGTTCGACGAGCTCCAGGGCGTCATGGGATATTATTACGCCCTCAACTCCGGCGAGAAGAAAGAGGTCGCGCTATCGGTCAGGGAGCATTATCTGCCGAAGTTTTCCGGCGACAAACTCCCGTCGCTCAAAGAAGGGATTCTGGTCTCGCTCGCCGACCGTATCGATAACCTGTTCGCCCTCTACGCGCAGGGGCGTTTCGTGTCCGGGTCGAAAGACCCTTACGCCCTCCGCCGCCAGACCCTCGGGATCATCCGTATCCTGATCGAGAAAGAAATCCATCTGGACTTCGCGAAACTGCTCGAGGAAAGCCTCCCGCTGTACCAACCGTTCCTCGCGATTGATAAAGCCCAGTACCGGAAGGAACTGTTATCGTTTATCACCACGCGTATCAAAACCGTGTTCAAGGAGTACGAGTTCGCCTACGACGAGATCGAGGCGGGCATCCTGAACGACGTATCCGGTATTTACGATACCTACCTGCGGATCAAGGCGATCCACGAAGCACGCAAGGCCGAGGATTTCGCAAACCTCGCGGTGGCGTTCAAACGGGTAAAAAATATCATCAAGGGACAGAAAAATGTCGGCGTAGACGAGGGATTGTTCGGGACGGACGCGGAGAAGCTCCTGCATCAGGCGTTCGTCGCGAGCGGGAAACCGTTTACCCAGTCGCTCGATAAAAAGGACTACGCCAAATCGGTAACGATACTGACCGGGTTCCGCGCGGCGGTGGACAAATTTTTCGACGACGTGCTGGTGATGGATAAGGACGCGGCGCTGAAAAACAACCGCATCGCGCTTCTCGCGCAGATAGACGGGCTTTTCATGCAGTTTATCGATTTTGAGAAACTGGTAGAGGAATAA
- the plsY gene encoding glycerol-3-phosphate 1-O-acyltransferase PlsY, which yields MSIEILILVAVAAYFLGAIPFGYVYAKVRGVDIRKVGSGNIGATNVSRQFGFWGGFVPVFVLDFLKGAIPVVVVRLIPPVPADLDICMLIVGMAAILGHLFPVYLKFKGGKGVATAAGVFMFIAPIPVAIALGVFLLLYLITKTVAIGSIAAAIVLPVAIALLEPQRTVVLIVAIAAAVLIIVMHRSNIAKLFGKKDDEKQDKDKTPPAQP from the coding sequence ATGTCAATAGAAATACTGATTCTCGTCGCAGTCGCCGCTTACTTTCTCGGCGCGATACCGTTCGGCTATGTGTACGCGAAAGTGCGCGGGGTGGATATCCGTAAGGTAGGCTCGGGAAATATCGGGGCGACCAATGTCAGCAGACAGTTCGGGTTCTGGGGCGGATTCGTCCCGGTGTTCGTGCTCGATTTCCTCAAGGGCGCTATCCCGGTGGTAGTAGTCCGGCTTATTCCACCCGTCCCCGCCGACCTCGACATCTGCATGCTGATCGTCGGTATGGCCGCTATCCTCGGGCATCTGTTCCCGGTATACCTGAAATTCAAGGGCGGTAAGGGCGTCGCGACCGCGGCCGGCGTGTTTATGTTTATCGCGCCGATCCCCGTCGCTATCGCGCTCGGCGTATTCCTGCTCCTCTATCTCATCACAAAAACAGTCGCTATCGGTTCGATCGCGGCGGCGATAGTCCTCCCGGTCGCAATCGCGCTTCTGGAGCCACAACGTACCGTCGTACTGATAGTGGCAATCGCGGCGGCAGTCCTGATTATCGTTATGCACCGCAGTAATATCGCGAAACTTTTCGGCAAGAAAGACGATGAGAAGCAGGACAAGGATAAAACGCCGCCTGCCCAGCCCTAA
- a CDS encoding spore coat protein: MKHAIDAILQVRMDSSRLPNKAALPILDKPLVAHIIERLTLSEYIRHIIIATTGDSLAPLKKILRDYDFLKFYAGSKDNVLDRFYQAAKEHDTGIIVRVTGDNPLTDPDFLDKAVELHIDAGADLTHYLGIPLGTGVEVISFDSLEIAARSASLKYDMEHVTPYLYKNREFFKVLEPYSTGSFFEPDARVTVDTPEDYYLVKSLFEYYSPKIYITMEDIIHYCRRMKVASFEVSEPPIAV; this comes from the coding sequence ATGAAACACGCGATAGACGCGATACTTCAGGTACGGATGGACTCGAGCAGGCTGCCGAATAAAGCCGCCCTGCCTATTCTCGATAAACCCCTGGTGGCGCATATTATTGAGCGACTCACGTTATCGGAGTATATCCGTCATATTATTATCGCGACCACCGGGGACTCGCTCGCCCCGTTAAAAAAAATCCTGCGGGATTACGATTTCCTGAAATTCTACGCCGGGAGTAAGGATAACGTCCTCGACCGTTTCTACCAGGCCGCGAAGGAACACGATACCGGGATCATCGTCCGCGTGACCGGCGACAATCCCCTCACCGACCCGGATTTTCTCGATAAGGCGGTGGAACTGCATATCGACGCGGGCGCCGACCTGACCCATTATCTGGGCATTCCGCTCGGTACCGGGGTAGAGGTCATATCGTTCGATTCCCTTGAAATCGCCGCCCGTTCCGCGTCCCTCAAATACGACATGGAGCATGTCACACCCTATCTCTATAAAAACCGCGAGTTCTTCAAGGTGCTCGAACCCTACTCGACCGGCAGTTTCTTCGAACCGGACGCCCGCGTTACAGTGGATACCCCTGAGGATTATTACCTCGTGAAAAGCCTGTTCGAGTACTATTCCCCGAAAATATACATAACTATGGAAGACATCATCCATTACTGCCGCAGAATGAAGGTCGCGTCGTTCGAGGTATCGGAACCCCCTATCGCGGTCTAA
- the leuC gene encoding 3-isopropylmalate dehydratase large subunit, with the protein MGMTMSEKILAAHAGRDFVEPGEIIDVNVDFCLGNDVTAPISIQNIRKLGAKKVWDVERIALVPDHFTPNKDIKSAEQVKILRDFAKEYGIKYFFEMGRVGVEHVLLPEEGLTLPGDVIIGADSHTCTYGAFGAFSTGVGSTDLAFTMLTGKTWFKVPEQMKFIYKGKLNKWVSSKDLILYTIGQIGVDGALYRSMEFTGETLKSLTIDSRATMANMAIEAGAKNGIFAVDDVTLDYVKPRAKRAFKAYDSDPDANYVETHEYDVSKLEPQVSFPHLPENTKNVSEASNIKIDQVFVGACTNGKYEDIEITANLIKGRKVHPDVRLIVIPATQSIWLRAMKNGLAEIIVNAGGVFSTPTCGPCLGGHMGILAKGERAVATSNRNFVGRMGDPGSEVYLASPAVATASAVLGRIAHPDELK; encoded by the coding sequence ATGGGCATGACTATGTCGGAAAAAATCCTCGCCGCGCATGCCGGCAGGGATTTCGTGGAACCCGGTGAGATCATCGACGTTAATGTCGATTTCTGTCTCGGTAACGATGTTACCGCGCCGATCTCCATCCAGAATATCCGCAAACTCGGCGCGAAAAAGGTATGGGATGTCGAGCGTATCGCCCTAGTCCCCGACCATTTCACGCCCAATAAAGATATTAAAAGCGCCGAACAGGTAAAAATTCTGCGCGACTTCGCGAAGGAGTACGGCATCAAGTACTTTTTCGAGATGGGGCGGGTCGGGGTCGAGCATGTGCTACTCCCCGAAGAGGGACTGACCCTGCCGGGCGACGTGATTATCGGGGCGGACTCCCATACCTGCACCTACGGCGCTTTCGGTGCGTTCTCGACAGGCGTCGGTTCGACCGACCTCGCGTTCACGATGCTCACCGGCAAGACATGGTTCAAGGTGCCGGAGCAGATGAAGTTTATTTATAAGGGCAAGCTGAATAAATGGGTCAGCTCGAAGGACCTGATCCTTTACACAATCGGACAGATCGGCGTGGACGGCGCGTTATACCGTTCGATGGAGTTTACCGGCGAGACGCTGAAATCGCTGACGATCGACAGCCGCGCCACGATGGCGAATATGGCGATCGAGGCGGGCGCGAAGAACGGGATATTCGCCGTCGACGATGTGACCCTCGACTACGTGAAGCCCCGCGCGAAACGCGCGTTCAAGGCATACGACTCCGACCCCGACGCGAATTATGTCGAGACGCATGAGTACGACGTATCGAAGCTCGAGCCGCAGGTATCGTTCCCGCACCTCCCGGAGAATACGAAAAACGTCTCCGAGGCGTCGAATATCAAGATCGACCAGGTCTTCGTCGGCGCGTGCACCAACGGGAAGTACGAGGATATCGAGATCACCGCGAACCTCATCAAGGGCAGGAAAGTCCATCCCGACGTGCGCCTGATCGTCATCCCCGCGACCCAGTCGATCTGGCTCAGGGCGATGAAGAACGGGCTCGCGGAGATCATTGTCAACGCGGGCGGGGTGTTCTCCACCCCCACATGCGGGCCGTGTCTCGGCGGGCATATGGGCATCCTCGCGAAGGGCGAGCGCGCGGTCGCGACGTCCAACCGTAACTTCGTGGGGCGTATGGGCGACCCGGGCAGCGAGGTCTATCTCGCGAGTCCCGCTGTGGCTACCGCGAGCGCGGTGTTGGGCAGGATTGCGCACCCGGATGAACTCAAATAG